From Staphylococcus sp. M0911, a single genomic window includes:
- the panC gene encoding pantoate--beta-alanine ligase — MTKVITTVSEMQSIAKEYKRHGQTIGFVPTMGALHEGHLKMMELSSEFNDITVVSIFVNPLQFGPNEDFDAYPRQINKDVEMMEEIDVDYVFYPSVEEMYPDELGVTLKVGKLAHVLEGAQRPGHFEGVVTVVNKLFNIISPDYAYFGKKDAQQLAIVEKMVKDFNHPIEIIGVDIVREKDGLAKSSRNVYLTEEERQEAVHLSKSLKLARDLYNNGERNSSVIIDEITQYLLDYTSGQVDEVAIYSYPELEEQSKIQGQIFISLAVKFSKARLIDNIIIGAE; from the coding sequence ATGACTAAAGTGATTACAACGGTAAGTGAAATGCAAAGTATTGCTAAAGAATACAAGAGACATGGTCAAACGATTGGTTTTGTACCAACGATGGGTGCATTACATGAAGGGCATTTAAAAATGATGGAATTATCATCAGAATTTAACGATATCACTGTAGTTAGTATATTTGTTAATCCTTTACAATTCGGTCCAAATGAAGACTTCGATGCATATCCACGTCAAATTAATAAAGATGTTGAAATGATGGAAGAAATTGATGTAGATTATGTATTTTATCCAAGTGTAGAAGAAATGTACCCTGATGAACTAGGTGTAACATTGAAGGTGGGTAAATTAGCTCATGTATTAGAAGGTGCACAACGACCAGGACATTTTGAAGGTGTCGTAACAGTAGTAAATAAATTATTTAATATTATTAGTCCAGACTATGCTTACTTTGGTAAAAAGGATGCACAACAATTGGCTATCGTTGAAAAAATGGTTAAAGACTTCAATCACCCAATTGAAATCATTGGCGTTGACATCGTTCGTGAAAAAGATGGATTAGCTAAAAGCTCACGAAATGTATATTTAACAGAAGAAGAACGTCAGGAAGCCGTTCATTTAAGTAAAAGTTTGAAATTAGCACGTGATTTATATAATAATGGTGAACGCAATAGTTCTGTTATTATAGATGAAATTACACAGTACTTATTAGATTATACAAGTGGTCAAGTTGATGAAGTTGCCATTTATAGTTACCCAGAATTAGAAGAGCAATCTAAAATTCAAGGCCAAATCTTTATTTCATTAGCTGTTAAATTTTCTAAAGCACGTTTGATAGATAATATAATAATTGGAGCTGAATAA
- the budA gene encoding acetolactate decarboxylase: protein MTNVLYQHGTLGTLMAGLLKGTASINELLEHGDLGIATLTGSNGEVIFVDGKAYHANEHKEFVELKGDELTPYATVTKFTADTTYQTKDKTSEAVFDEIKEKMLSENLFSAVKISGLFKMMHVRMMPGQEPPYTRLIDSARRQPEQTETYIKGSVVGFFTPELFHGVGSAGFHVHFANDDRNFGGHVLDFEVEDVKVEIQNFETFEQHFPAHDETFTNANIDYKDIAEEIREAE, encoded by the coding sequence ATGACTAATGTCTTATATCAACACGGAACATTAGGGACATTGATGGCAGGTCTATTAAAAGGTACTGCATCAATTAATGAACTATTAGAACATGGTGACCTAGGTATTGCGACATTAACTGGTTCTAATGGAGAAGTGATATTTGTAGATGGTAAAGCCTATCATGCGAATGAACATAAAGAATTTGTTGAACTAAAAGGTGATGAGTTAACACCTTATGCAACAGTGACAAAATTCACAGCAGATACAACATATCAAACTAAGGATAAAACTTCTGAAGCTGTTTTTGATGAAATAAAAGAAAAAATGCTCAGTGAAAATTTATTTTCAGCAGTGAAAATTTCTGGATTGTTTAAAATGATGCATGTACGTATGATGCCTGGTCAAGAACCACCATACACTCGTTTGATTGATTCAGCACGCAGACAACCTGAACAAACCGAGACATATATCAAAGGATCAGTAGTTGGATTCTTTACACCGGAACTCTTTCATGGTGTAGGTTCAGCAGGATTCCATGTACACTTTGCTAATGATGATCGCAACTTTGGTGGACATGTATTAGATTTTGAAGTTGAAGATGTTAAAGTTGAGATTCAGAACTTTGAAACATTCGAACAACATTTTCCAGCTCATGATGAAACATTTACAAATGCTAATATCGATTACAAAGATATTGCTGAAGAAATAAGAGAAGCCGAATAA
- the panD gene encoding aspartate 1-decarboxylase: MIRTMMNSKIHRARVTESNLNYVGSITIDSDILDAVDILPNEKVAIVNNNNGARFETYVIAGERGSGKICLNGAAARLVEVEDIVIIMTYAQLNEEELKYHAPKVAVLNEHNEIIEMIHEKENTIVL; this comes from the coding sequence TTGATTAGAACAATGATGAATTCTAAAATTCATAGAGCAAGAGTGACAGAATCCAACTTGAATTATGTTGGAAGTATCACGATTGATTCTGACATTTTAGATGCCGTTGATATACTGCCAAATGAGAAAGTAGCCATCGTCAACAATAATAATGGTGCACGTTTTGAAACATATGTCATCGCTGGTGAAAGAGGTAGTGGCAAAATTTGTTTAAATGGTGCCGCTGCAAGATTAGTTGAAGTAGAAGATATAGTTATAATTATGACTTATGCACAATTAAATGAAGAAGAATTGAAGTATCATGCACCTAAAGTAGCAGTATTGAATGAACATAATGAAATCATTGAGATGATACATGAAAAAGAGAATACGATTGTGTTATAA
- a CDS encoding oxidoreductase: MTIGVIGPGAVGTTIAIELQQAYPDTLLIGKQKVTLNYFPENGHQSKTISVTPYQDITQPLDIVFIAVKTYQLETVITQLSPIIHEETIIILAQNGYGQLERIPFPNSYQAVVYISGQKNNNDVTHFRDYRLHLKDTPRTRKLQKLTNQTNIEIILEENIEEKIWYKLLVNLGINSITALGRDTAKLLRSSHIRNICRGIISEGISVARAEGLNFDVNTLDSIMTIYEGYPDQMGTSMYYDITSGRPLEMESIQGYIYKKAQEYHITTPYLDTVYAFLSAYQSQF; this comes from the coding sequence ATGACAATTGGTGTTATTGGCCCAGGTGCCGTTGGAACAACGATTGCTATTGAATTACAGCAAGCATATCCTGACACTTTACTCATTGGAAAACAAAAAGTTACTCTAAATTATTTCCCAGAAAATGGGCATCAATCTAAAACAATTTCTGTAACGCCTTATCAAGATATAACGCAACCACTTGATATTGTATTTATTGCAGTTAAAACATATCAATTAGAAACAGTCATTACTCAATTATCACCTATTATCCATGAAGAGACGATCATCATTCTCGCTCAAAATGGCTATGGACAATTAGAGCGCATACCTTTTCCAAATTCATATCAGGCCGTTGTGTATATCAGTGGTCAAAAAAATAACAATGACGTCACTCATTTTAGAGACTATCGCCTTCACTTGAAAGATACACCAAGGACTCGAAAATTACAAAAGTTAACCAACCAAACGAATATTGAAATCATACTCGAAGAGAATATAGAAGAAAAGATATGGTATAAACTATTAGTTAATTTGGGGATCAATTCAATTACTGCATTGGGCCGAGATACTGCTAAATTATTACGATCATCACATATTCGGAATATTTGTCGTGGCATCATTTCAGAGGGGATTTCCGTAGCTCGTGCTGAGGGACTCAATTTTGATGTAAACACACTCGACTCTATTATGACAATATATGAGGGGTATCCTGATCAGATGGGAACAAGTATGTACTATGATATCACATCTGGAAGACCTTTAGAAATGGAGTCTATACAAGGATACATTTATAAGAAGGCTCAAGAATATCATATAACGACACCTTACCTTGATACGGTATATGCATTTTTATCGGCTTATCAATCTCAATTTTAA
- a CDS encoding zinc ribbon domain-containing protein translates to MKCPNCGQNYQQEDQCCGHCGYKLTRQNDHTTTSTTASTIKETQQHSTKTNDDNVKSRRDNENFKQDTTSHQTKRKLSTLGENDAHFEEVMKDKTASFEHKMKDLTDESKQFFNHVFKSSDQSDVIYSYRLLVTLICAGLLLSTLLIIILASDIFLLFPESSPFKAIFYMLMIILGSLALSVTILYCIVKYTLTTTIEFHKVFSDYVVINTFSVLTLLIGLVLAILSIFKLALIIMLLAFVLLYIISPTYMLVKYSGIYPTKFASIYGIIIYQFVLMVIVYLLGHMIIQQLINDYLMKLFGSGFSGLL, encoded by the coding sequence ATGAAATGTCCAAATTGTGGTCAGAATTATCAACAAGAAGATCAATGTTGTGGTCATTGCGGATACAAATTAACGCGTCAAAATGATCATACAACAACTAGTACAACAGCATCTACAATAAAAGAGACACAACAACATTCTACTAAAACTAACGATGACAATGTGAAAAGTAGAAGAGATAACGAAAACTTTAAACAAGATACAACATCACACCAAACAAAGAGAAAGTTATCTACGCTAGGTGAAAACGATGCGCATTTTGAAGAAGTAATGAAAGATAAAACGGCGTCTTTTGAACATAAAATGAAAGATTTAACAGACGAAAGTAAACAGTTTTTTAACCATGTGTTTAAATCATCAGACCAAAGCGATGTGATATATAGTTATCGATTATTAGTAACGTTAATATGTGCTGGATTACTTTTAAGTACATTATTAATCATCATTCTAGCATCTGATATATTTTTATTATTTCCAGAAAGTTCACCATTTAAAGCTATTTTTTATATGTTAATGATCATCCTAGGTAGTTTAGCTTTATCAGTTACTATTTTATATTGTATCGTGAAATATACTTTAACAACGACGATAGAATTTCATAAGGTTTTTTCAGATTATGTTGTTATTAACACTTTCTCAGTTTTAACATTATTAATTGGATTAGTATTAGCCATTTTATCTATCTTTAAATTAGCATTGATTATCATGCTATTAGCATTTGTACTATTATATATCATCTCACCAACGTACATGTTAGTGAAATATAGTGGTATCTATCCTACAAAATTTGCGAGTATTTATGGTATTATCATTTACCAATTTGTCTTGATGGTCATCGTTTATTTATTAGGGCATATGATTATACAACAATTAATTAATGATTACTTGATGAAACTGTTTGGTAGTGGTTTTAGTGGTTTATTGTAA